The following proteins come from a genomic window of Thermoproteus sp.:
- the thsB gene encoding thermosome subunit beta, whose amino-acid sequence MSSQTAYLTQIGGVPVLIFKEGTQRAFGKEAMRLNIMIARAVSEVLRTTLGPKGMDKMLIDSLGDITITNDGATILDEMDVQHPIAKLLVEIAKSQEEEAGDGTTTAVVLAGALLDEAEKLLEKNIHPTVVVSGFKKALDVAVETLRKVAVPVNRNDAETLKRIAITSMGGKISETVKDYFADLAVKAILQIAEQRGDRWVADLDNVQLVKKHGGSLLDTQLVYGIVVDKEVVHPAMPKRVVNAKIALLDAPLEVEKPEIDAEIRINDPTQMRAFLEEEETILKGYVDKLKAAGVNVVFTTKGIDDIAQYYLAKAGILAVRRVKRSDIEKLVRATGARLVTSIEDLSEADLGFAGLVEERRVGDEKMVFVEQCKNPKAVSILIRGGFERLVDEAERNLDDALSVVADVVEEPFILPAGGAPEMEAAKAVRAFATKVGGREQYAIEAFANALEAIPKALAENAGLDAVDILTELRHKHELADGWKYGLDVYQGKVVDMVSLGLIEPLSVKVNAFKVAVEAASMILRIDEIIAASKLEKEEKKGEEKKEGGEGETKFD is encoded by the coding sequence ATGAGTTCCCAAACTGCCTACTTGACGCAAATAGGCGGAGTTCCGGTACTTATATTCAAGGAGGGCACCCAGAGGGCTTTCGGCAAGGAGGCGATGAGGCTGAATATAATGATAGCGAGGGCAGTCTCTGAGGTGTTACGCACCACGTTGGGCCCGAAGGGCATGGACAAGATGCTAATCGACAGCCTCGGCGATATAACTATAACCAACGACGGCGCCACGATATTGGACGAGATGGACGTACAGCACCCCATAGCGAAGTTGCTAGTCGAGATCGCGAAGAGCCAAGAGGAGGAGGCTGGCGATGGGACCACCACAGCGGTGGTGCTCGCAGGTGCCCTCCTAGACGAGGCCGAAAAGCTCCTCGAGAAGAACATACACCCGACGGTGGTGGTCTCGGGCTTCAAGAAGGCCTTAGATGTGGCCGTAGAGACCCTCAGGAAGGTCGCAGTGCCCGTTAATAGAAACGACGCGGAGACCCTTAAGCGCATAGCGATCACCTCTATGGGCGGCAAGATATCCGAGACAGTGAAGGACTACTTCGCCGACCTGGCAGTAAAGGCCATATTGCAAATAGCGGAGCAGAGAGGCGACAGGTGGGTCGCCGATTTGGATAACGTACAGCTCGTTAAGAAGCACGGAGGCTCCCTATTGGACACCCAACTGGTCTACGGCATTGTGGTGGACAAGGAGGTGGTCCACCCGGCTATGCCTAAACGCGTGGTTAACGCCAAGATCGCTCTGCTCGACGCGCCTTTGGAGGTAGAAAAGCCCGAGATAGACGCGGAGATAAGGATAAACGACCCCACCCAGATGAGGGCGTTCCTAGAGGAGGAGGAGACCATATTGAAGGGTTACGTCGACAAGCTCAAGGCCGCCGGCGTGAACGTGGTCTTTACGACTAAGGGCATCGACGACATAGCTCAGTACTATCTGGCCAAGGCCGGAATTCTAGCCGTGAGGCGCGTCAAGCGGAGCGACATAGAGAAACTAGTGAGGGCCACCGGGGCCCGTTTGGTGACCAGCATAGAGGACCTATCGGAGGCCGATTTGGGCTTTGCCGGTCTAGTCGAGGAGCGCCGCGTCGGCGACGAGAAGATGGTCTTCGTGGAGCAGTGCAAGAACCCCAAGGCCGTCTCGATACTCATAAGGGGAGGCTTCGAGAGGCTAGTAGACGAGGCCGAGAGGAACCTTGACGACGCGCTCTCAGTTGTGGCCGACGTGGTCGAAGAGCCGTTCATACTGCCCGCCGGCGGCGCGCCGGAGATGGAGGCGGCCAAGGCCGTGAGGGCCTTCGCCACGAAGGTCGGCGGTAGGGAGCAATACGCCATAGAGGCCTTCGCCAATGCGTTGGAGGCAATACCGAAGGCTCTGGCCGAAAACGCCGGTTTAGATGCGGTGGATATACTCACCGAGTTGAGGCATAAACACGAGCTCGCGGACGGCTGGAAGTACGGCCTCGACGTATATCAGGGCAAGGTGGTGGACATGGTGTCGCTGGGCCTAATAGAGCCGCTGTCCGTTAAGGTAAACGCCTTCAAGGTCGCCGTCGAGGCGGCCTCGATGATCCTACGCATAGACGAGATAATCGCCGCATCTAAGCTCGAGAAGGAGGAGAAGAAAGGCGAGGAGAAGAAGGAGGGCGGAGAAGGCGAGACTAAATTCGACTAA
- a CDS encoding 30S ribosomal protein S17e yields MGRVKPRYIKSMAEKLMEAYPDRFTENFDDNKKAVAELADVQSKRVRNRIAGYITRMVKAKKASQKQKEVGVASP; encoded by the coding sequence ATGGGCAGAGTTAAACCTCGTTACATCAAGTCCATGGCCGAAAAGCTAATGGAGGCATATCCCGACAGATTTACTGAAAACTTCGACGACAACAAGAAGGCCGTGGCGGAGCTCGCCGACGTGCAGAGCAAAAGAGTTAGGAACAGAATAGCGGGCTACATAACGAGGATGGTCAAGGCCAAGAAGGCCTCGCAGAAACAAAAAGAGGTCGGCGTGGCGTCGCCATGA
- a CDS encoding proteasome subunit beta yields the protein MTTTVGIKARDGVVLATDKRVTAGYYIAHKRGEKIWKIDEHVAATMSGGVADLQGLLNVLTVLARDYKAEHRRPIPVRTLVNYASLLLFYSRPMIYIVHSIFGGVDDEGPQLYMLDWLGSFSAERYISTGSGSPYAMGVLEVGYKDDISVDEAVKLAENAVRAAMRNDPGSGEGIDIVVITKDGFKRVLSARQRVVVAE from the coding sequence ATGACAACTACTGTGGGCATAAAGGCGCGCGACGGCGTGGTCTTGGCCACAGATAAGAGGGTCACCGCGGGGTACTACATAGCTCATAAACGGGGCGAAAAGATCTGGAAGATAGACGAACATGTGGCCGCCACCATGAGCGGCGGCGTGGCGGACCTACAGGGCCTGCTTAATGTATTGACCGTATTAGCTAGGGACTACAAGGCGGAACATAGAAGGCCCATACCGGTCAGGACTCTAGTCAATTACGCATCGCTACTCCTATTCTATTCAAGGCCTATGATATACATAGTCCATTCTATTTTCGGCGGCGTAGACGACGAGGGGCCTCAGCTCTATATGTTAGACTGGCTGGGCAGTTTTAGCGCCGAGCGGTATATATCAACTGGGAGCGGATCGCCGTACGCCATGGGCGTACTTGAAGTGGGGTATAAGGACGACATCAGCGTGGACGAGGCCGTCAAGTTGGCGGAAAACGCCGTGAGGGCCGCCATGCGCAACGATCCGGGCTCCGGCGAGGGCATAGACATAGTCGTGATAACTAAAGACGGCTTCAAGAGAGTGCTCTCGGCCCGACAGAGGGTCGTAGTCGCCGAATAG
- a CDS encoding FKBP-type peptidyl-prolyl cis-trans isomerase, giving the protein MTLSKGDYILFDYTVIVKDDNKVVETTSEAVAKEAGIYKPEEIYEPRLIILGETKLWEPLENALLNADEGKDVEIEIPPEKAYGQRDPNKIKILSIREFHRHGIVPHVDDVVEIEGNRARVISISGGRVTLDFNHPLAGKTLIVRGKIVKKLASKEEKVVYIIRQYMPRISPDKINVVFSQDGSEAQIKLPAEVLLYEKIGNILLQVASDIGSRFGELKKINFSEEVELKK; this is encoded by the coding sequence ATGACTTTAAGCAAGGGAGATTATATACTCTTCGATTACACCGTTATAGTCAAGGACGACAACAAGGTGGTAGAGACGACGAGCGAGGCCGTGGCGAAGGAGGCCGGGATATACAAGCCTGAGGAGATTTACGAGCCTAGGCTTATCATTCTGGGAGAGACAAAATTGTGGGAGCCCTTGGAGAACGCTCTCCTAAACGCCGACGAGGGGAAGGACGTAGAGATCGAAATACCGCCCGAAAAGGCCTACGGCCAGAGGGACCCCAATAAGATAAAGATACTCTCGATAAGGGAGTTCCACAGACACGGCATAGTGCCTCATGTGGATGATGTAGTGGAGATAGAGGGCAATAGGGCTAGGGTGATTTCTATATCGGGCGGACGCGTCACTCTGGATTTCAACCATCCGCTGGCCGGGAAGACCCTCATAGTGAGAGGTAAAATAGTCAAGAAGCTGGCAAGCAAGGAGGAGAAAGTCGTTTATATAATAAGGCAGTATATGCCCAGGATATCTCCAGACAAAATTAATGTGGTGTTCTCTCAAGACGGTAGCGAGGCCCAGATCAAACTGCCTGCCGAAGTTCTACTGTATGAAAAGATAGGAAATATCTTGTTGCAGGTAGCGTCCGATATAGGCAGTAGATTTGGCGAGTTGAAAAAGATAAACTTCTCAGAGGAGGTCGAGTTGAAGAAATAA